The Labilibaculum sp. sequence TTTGAAAGCTTCCCCTTCATTGAGAGGTGTAATTATCAACAAAAAGTTGTTTTCCCGTTCAATGCGTGATCGTAAGTCGAAGCAATCTGATAAGCCGTTAATTGCTAAACTGGATGAAGAATTGGCTAATCAGAAGCATGAATTAAAGATTCGATTGGTTGATAAATTGTTTGTTTTGGTAAATGGTAAAACATCTCAAGGGGTTAAAGATTACTTAAATGTTGATGTAATCACCAAAGGGGTTAAGTTTACTCAGAAGCTTTTGACGGATATCAACTACATGGAAATAAATCCTAGTAAGTGGACTACTGATAAAGACAAGAACGATACAATTAAGAAATTACTGCACAATTACATCATCAAGTACAAAGAACTTGACGGTGCTAACAAGCGTAAGAAATATAATGTTACTATTGGAGATGAAATGCCTGCAGGTATTATTCAGATGGCTAAAGTTTATGTGGCCAAGAAGCGTAAGCTCCAAATTGGTGATAAAATGGCAGGTCGACATGGTAACAAAGGTATTGTATCACGTGTAGTTCGTGAAGAAGATATGCCTTTCCTTGAAGACGGAACCACGGTGGATATTTGTTTGAATCCGCTTGGTGTGCCTTCCCGTATGAACCTTGGTCAGGTATTTGAAACTGTACTAGGTTGGGCAGGAAAAGAACTAGGATTGAAATTTGCTACACCTATCTTTGATGGTGCATCTTTGGATCAAATCACTGAATATACTGATAGAGCTGGAGTTCCAGCTTTTGGTAAAGCTTATTTACACGATGGTGGTACCGGACTTAGATTCGATCAGCCAGCAACAGTAGGTATTATTTACATGCTGAAACTGGGTCACATGGTTGATGATAAAATGCACGCACGTTCTATCGGACCTTATTCATTGATTACGCAGCAACCTCTAGGAGGTAAGGCTCAGTTTGGTGGTCAGCGTTTTGGAGAGATGGAGGTTTGGGCTCTTGAGGCCTTTGGTGCGGCTCATATCTTACAGGAAATCCTTACCGTTAAGTCGGATGATGTAGTGGGTAGAGCGAAAGCTTACGAAGCTATTGTTAAGGGTGACCCAATGCCTAGTCCTGGAATACCAGAATCTCTTAATGTATTATTGCATGAACTAAGAGGTTTAGGGTTGAGCGTTAAATTAGTATAAGCCTTATTATAAAGCGAATGTTGGGTTTCCCGGCATTCGCCTTGCTTGAAACAAAATTGTTAATTTCCTAATTTTCAACATATGGCATTCAGAAGAGATAACAAAGTAAAGAGTAGTTTTACAAAAATCTCTATCAGTCTCGCTTCTCCGGAAGAGATCTTAGAAAGATCCAGTGGTGAAGTTTTAAAGCCTGAAACCATCAACTATCGTACTTATAAGCCAGAACGCGACGGATTATTCTGTGAAAGAATTTTCGGTCCTGTAAAAGATTATGAGTGCCATTGTGGTAAATACAAACGAATCCGATACAGAGGAATTGTTTGTGACCGGTGTGGTGTTGAGGTAACCGAGAAAAAGGTTAGACGTGAACGAATGGGACACATTCAATTGGTCGTACCTGTTGCCCACATTTGGTATTTTAAGTCGTTGCCAAATAAAATAGGTTACCTTTTAGGTTTACCTACTAAAAAGCTTGATTCTATTATTTACTACGAAAGATACGTAGTAATTAATGCAGGAATTAAAGCGGCTGACGGAATTAAATACCTTGATTTCCTTACAGAAGAGGAATATCTTGATATTATTGATGAATTACCTGCAGATCAGCAGCATCTTGATGATGATGATCCAAATAAATTCATCGCTCAAATGGGGGCGAATGCTTTATTTAGCCTTTTAGCCCGTTTGGATCTTGACGCTCTTTCTTATGATTTGCGTCATAAAGCAAATACTGAAACTTCTCAGCAACGTAAAAATGAAGCTTTAAAAAGACTTCAGGTTACTGAATCTTTCCGCGAATCACAAGGAGTAAATCGTCCTGAATGGATGATTGTTAAAGTTGTTCCTGTAATTCCACCGGAATTGCGTCCTTTGGTTCCATTGGATGGTGGTCGTTTTGCAACTTCCGATTTGAATGATTTGTACAGAAGAGTTATCATCCGTAACAATCGTTTAAAAAGACTTATTGAAATCAAAGCACCCGAAGTAATCCTTCGAAATGAGAAGCGTATGCTTCAGGAAGCTGTTGATTCATTATTTGATAATTCGCGTAAATCTAATGCTGTTAAGACTGAAAATAATCGTCCGCTTAAATCACTTTCAGATTCGTTGAAAGGTAAGCAAGGTCGTTTCCGTCAAAACTTATTGGGTAAGCGTGTTGATTACTCTGCACGTTCGGTAATTGTTGTTGGACCTGATTTGAAAATGCACGAATGTGGTTTGCCTAAAGATATGGCCGCCGAGCTTTATAAGCCATTCGTTATTCGAAAATTGATCGAACGAGGTATCGTTAAAACAGTAAAGTCAGCTAAGAAGATTGTTGATCGTAAAGATCCTGTTGTTTGGGACATTCTTGAGAATGTACTTAAAGGACATCCGGTTCTTCTTAACCGTGCTCCTACTCTTCACCGTTTAGGTATTCAGTCATTTCAGCCTAAGCTGATTGAAGGAAAAGCAATTCGTTTGCATCCATTAGCATGTACTGGTTTTAATGCGGATTTTGATGGTGACCAGATGGCGGTACATTTGCCTTTAGGTAATGAAGCGATTTTGGAAGCCCAAATGCTAATGTTGTGTTCTCACAATATTTTGAATCCTGCTAATGGTGCACCGGTAACAGTTCCTTCTCAGGATATGGTACTTGGATTGTATTACATTACCAAGGCACGAAAAGGTGGTAAAGGAGAAGGTTTAAGTTTTTACTCAGCAGAAGAAGCGATGATCGCTTTTAATGAGAAAGCTGTTGATCTTCACAGTCAGATTAAAGTAAAAGTTAAAGATTTAAATGAGAATGATGAATTAGTTGATACAACAGTAGAAACTACTATCGGTCGAATCATTTTAAATGAAGCAACTCCTGAGGGGGCAGGTTTTATTAATCAATTGATTACTAAAAAGGCATTACGGGATATTATTGGATTTATTTTCAAGAAATGTGGAGTACATGCATGTGCCAATTTCCTTGATGATATCAAAGATCTGGGATATCTAAAAGCTTTTGAAGGTGGATTATCATTTAACCTTTCTGATGTTACAGTACCTGAAGAAAAAGAAGCTTTAGTAGCTGATGGTTATGCTCAAGTTGAAGAGGTGTTGAGTAACTACAACATGGGTTTCATCACGAATAATGAGCGTTACAATCAGATTATTGATATTTGGACGCATGTTAATGCGAACCTTACTCAAACCTTGATGACACAATTGGCTGATGATAATCAGGGATTCAACTCTGTTTATATGATGCTTGACTCAGGAGCTCGTGGATCCAGAGAACAGATTCGTCAGCTTGGTGGTATGAGGGGATTGATGGCTAAGCCTCAGAAGTCCGGTGCTACAGGAGGGCAGATTATTGAAAATCCAATTCTTTCCAACTTTAAGGAAGGTTTGTCAGTTCTTGAGTACTTTATTTCAACTCACGGTGCTCGTAAAGGTTTGGCGGATACGGCTCTTAAGACGGCTGATGCAGGATACTTAACCCGTCGTTTGGTTGATGTGGCACAAGATGTTATTATCAACGAACAAGATTGTGGTACTTTGCGTGGGCTTACGACTGCGGCTATTAAAAATCAGGAAGAGGTTGTTGCTTCCTTGTTCGAGAGATTGCTTGGTAGAACTACAGTACATGATATTTTCCATCCTATATCAGGTCAATTGATTGTTGAGGCAGGTGAGGAAATAACAGAAGAAATTGCCCAGCAAATTGAGAATTCGCCGATTGAAAAAGTGGAAATTCGTTCTGTATTAACTTGTGAGTCTAAGCGGGGTGTATGTGCAAAATGTTATGGACGTAATCTGGCAACAGGTATAGCTGTTCAAAAAGGGGAAGCTGTTGGTGTAATTGCCGCTCAATCTATTGGAGAGCCGGGAACACAGCTTACGCTTCGTACTTTCCACGTAGGGGGTACTGCGGGTAACACTTCTGCAGAGAATTCTGTTGTATCCAAATACAATGGTTATGCTGTGTTTGATGAGTTGCGTACTGTTGAATACAAAAGTGATGACAATAAAAAGTACGATGTTGTTATTGGTCGTTTGGCTGAATTACGTATTGTTGATAGAAATACCAATATTACATTAACAACACATACAATACCATATGGATCTAAATTATACATTAAGGATGGTCAGGATGTTAAAATAGATGATCTTCTTTGTGAATGGGATCCATACAATGCAATGATTATTACTGAATTTACAGGAAAGGTTTCATTTGACAATTTGATTGAAGGGATTACTTTTAGTCAAGAATCTGATGAGGCAACAGGTTTTGCTGAAAAAGTAGTAATTGAATCCAAAGACAAAACGAAAAATGCTGGGGTTAAGATTTTAAATTCCAAAGGGGATGTTTTAAAATCGTACAATTTACCGGTAGGTGCTCACGTTTCTGTATCTGAAGGTGAAATGGTGTTGGCAGGTCAGTCATTGGTTAAAATTCCAAGAGCTGTTGGTAAAGCTGGTGATATTACCGGTGGACTTCCAAGGGTGACTGAGTTGTTCGAGGCTCGTAATCCTTCTAATCCTGCTGTAGTTTCGGAGGTAGACGGAGAGATTAGTTTCGGAAAAATTAAGCGTGGTAATCGTGAAGTTATCGTTACAACCAAAGGAGAAGATGTTAGAAAGTATTTAGTACCTCTTTCAAGACAAATTCTTGTTCAGGAGAACGATTATGTAAGAGCTGGAACTCCATTATCTGATGGTGCTACAACTCCTGCTGATATTCTTGCGATTAAAGGACCAACCAAAGTACAGGAATATATCGTTAATGAAGTTCAGGATGTATATCGTATGCAGGGTGTGAAGATTAACGACAAGCATTTTGAGATTATCGTTCGTCAGATGATGCGTAAGGTTATTATTGATGATCAAGGAGATACAAGATTCCTGGAAAAACAAATTATCGATAAAATGGCTATCATGGCAGAAAATGATGAAATTTTCGGTAAGAAAGTGGTTGTTGATGGTGGTGATTCAGAAGAGTTGAAAGCTGGAATGATTGTTACTTCTAGAAAACTGAGAGATGTTAACTCAGTGTTGAGAAGAAGAGACTTGAAACTAGTTGACGCTCGTGATGCAATTCCTGCAACATCTACTCAGATTCTTCAAGGGATTACCCGTGCGGCACTTCAAACTAAGAGTTTTATCTCAGCGGCTTCCTTCCAGGAAACAACTAAGGTTCTTAACGAAGCTGCAATTAGCGGTAAAGTTGATAATCTTGAAGGTTTGAAAGAGAATGTAATTTGTGGTCACCTTATTCCTGCAGGTACTGGTTTACGCGAGTACAAGGATATAGTTGTTGGTGCAAAAGCTGAATACGAAAAACTGTTAGATTCTAAGTCAAGAGAATATTAAGAGTTCCTCTAAGTTATATAAAGGGTGTTTTCAATTGAAAACACCCTTTTTATTTATCTATTTAATCGGAATAGGGAATATTTTCATAATTTAGCAGGAAGACAAATTATTTAATTATAAAATACAATCATGAACGATAAAAAACAATCGAACCAAATAGATATTCAATTGAAGGAAGATGTTGCGCAGGGAACTTATTCAAACCTTGCCGTTATAACTCATTCCAGCTCAGAAT is a genomic window containing:
- the rpoC gene encoding DNA-directed RNA polymerase subunit beta', whose product is MAFRRDNKVKSSFTKISISLASPEEILERSSGEVLKPETINYRTYKPERDGLFCERIFGPVKDYECHCGKYKRIRYRGIVCDRCGVEVTEKKVRRERMGHIQLVVPVAHIWYFKSLPNKIGYLLGLPTKKLDSIIYYERYVVINAGIKAADGIKYLDFLTEEEYLDIIDELPADQQHLDDDDPNKFIAQMGANALFSLLARLDLDALSYDLRHKANTETSQQRKNEALKRLQVTESFRESQGVNRPEWMIVKVVPVIPPELRPLVPLDGGRFATSDLNDLYRRVIIRNNRLKRLIEIKAPEVILRNEKRMLQEAVDSLFDNSRKSNAVKTENNRPLKSLSDSLKGKQGRFRQNLLGKRVDYSARSVIVVGPDLKMHECGLPKDMAAELYKPFVIRKLIERGIVKTVKSAKKIVDRKDPVVWDILENVLKGHPVLLNRAPTLHRLGIQSFQPKLIEGKAIRLHPLACTGFNADFDGDQMAVHLPLGNEAILEAQMLMLCSHNILNPANGAPVTVPSQDMVLGLYYITKARKGGKGEGLSFYSAEEAMIAFNEKAVDLHSQIKVKVKDLNENDELVDTTVETTIGRIILNEATPEGAGFINQLITKKALRDIIGFIFKKCGVHACANFLDDIKDLGYLKAFEGGLSFNLSDVTVPEEKEALVADGYAQVEEVLSNYNMGFITNNERYNQIIDIWTHVNANLTQTLMTQLADDNQGFNSVYMMLDSGARGSREQIRQLGGMRGLMAKPQKSGATGGQIIENPILSNFKEGLSVLEYFISTHGARKGLADTALKTADAGYLTRRLVDVAQDVIINEQDCGTLRGLTTAAIKNQEEVVASLFERLLGRTTVHDIFHPISGQLIVEAGEEITEEIAQQIENSPIEKVEIRSVLTCESKRGVCAKCYGRNLATGIAVQKGEAVGVIAAQSIGEPGTQLTLRTFHVGGTAGNTSAENSVVSKYNGYAVFDELRTVEYKSDDNKKYDVVIGRLAELRIVDRNTNITLTTHTIPYGSKLYIKDGQDVKIDDLLCEWDPYNAMIITEFTGKVSFDNLIEGITFSQESDEATGFAEKVVIESKDKTKNAGVKILNSKGDVLKSYNLPVGAHVSVSEGEMVLAGQSLVKIPRAVGKAGDITGGLPRVTELFEARNPSNPAVVSEVDGEISFGKIKRGNREVIVTTKGEDVRKYLVPLSRQILVQENDYVRAGTPLSDGATTPADILAIKGPTKVQEYIVNEVQDVYRMQGVKINDKHFEIIVRQMMRKVIIDDQGDTRFLEKQIIDKMAIMAENDEIFGKKVVVDGGDSEELKAGMIVTSRKLRDVNSVLRRRDLKLVDARDAIPATSTQILQGITRAALQTKSFISAASFQETTKVLNEAAISGKVDNLEGLKENVICGHLIPAGTGLREYKDIVVGAKAEYEKLLDSKSREY